One stretch of Prochlorococcus marinus XMU1402 DNA includes these proteins:
- a CDS encoding DUF3134 family protein encodes MDSNKLKLRLDDISEVNPALTCYHRDDPAPVLPLRDEPDLLSWLENTGRLIAEKEGDSQEISTIEEEELSALMGEKEDYKTEEEPSEDDWED; translated from the coding sequence ATGGACTCAAATAAACTAAAACTTAGATTAGATGATATTTCTGAAGTCAACCCTGCTTTAACTTGCTACCACAGAGATGATCCAGCTCCTGTTTTGCCCTTAAGAGATGAACCTGATCTGCTATCTTGGCTTGAAAATACAGGAAGGCTTATCGCAGAAAAAGAAGGAGATTCACAAGAAATTAGTACAATAGAAGAAGAAGAACTTTCAGCGCTAATGGGAGAAAAAGAAGATTATAAGACTGAAGAAGAGCCTTCAGAAGATGATTGGGAAGATTAA
- the mraY gene encoding phospho-N-acetylmuramoyl-pentapeptide-transferase codes for MIGKIKKFNFKSLVILNTFALIVTSYFFNNFLLIGVFTLFFFISLLTTKNGLEIIRKLNLLQNIRTEGPANHYKKNDTPTMGGILMIVPFLIFLLIITINLGSLKLFLLLLSISGFFIIGFLDDYLSIKNKENTGLRTKEKFILQSIISMIFLLLAYEKNLINPLITVSDSWGINMNIFILPISFLVLVGMSNSVNLTDGLDGLAAGCSGIVFYGLGTEILMKEQQELFVFSILCYSMSGICLGFLNYNSYPAKIFMGDTGSLSIGAILSSIALLTDSVFTLSIFSGIFIIESLSVMVQVGFFKITKKLFRRGKRIFLMAPLHHHFELQGVKEQKIVENFWKINILLVILGIVLKINL; via the coding sequence ATGATTGGGAAGATTAAAAAATTTAACTTTAAATCGTTAGTAATTTTAAATACTTTTGCCCTAATAGTTACATCGTATTTTTTTAATAATTTTCTTCTTATAGGAGTTTTTACATTATTTTTTTTTATTTCTTTATTAACAACAAAGAATGGTCTAGAAATAATTAGAAAATTAAATTTACTTCAAAATATTAGAACAGAAGGTCCCGCTAATCACTATAAAAAAAATGATACCCCAACGATGGGTGGAATCTTAATGATAGTCCCTTTTTTAATTTTTCTTTTGATAATAACTATAAATTTAGGTTCTCTAAAATTATTTCTTTTATTACTGTCTATTTCTGGATTTTTCATTATAGGGTTTTTAGATGATTATTTAAGTATTAAAAACAAAGAAAATACAGGGTTAAGAACAAAAGAAAAATTTATTCTACAAAGTATCATCTCAATGATTTTTTTATTGTTAGCCTATGAAAAAAATTTAATAAATCCATTAATAACAGTATCTGACTCTTGGGGAATAAATATGAATATATTTATATTGCCAATTTCTTTTTTAGTACTAGTTGGTATGAGTAATTCAGTAAATTTGACTGATGGACTTGATGGATTAGCAGCTGGATGCAGTGGGATTGTCTTTTATGGATTAGGGACAGAAATTTTAATGAAAGAACAGCAGGAACTTTTTGTTTTTAGTATTCTTTGTTATTCAATGTCTGGAATATGCTTAGGATTTCTCAATTACAATAGTTATCCTGCAAAAATATTTATGGGTGACACTGGATCTCTAAGTATTGGTGCAATACTGAGTTCTATAGCATTATTAACCGATAGCGTTTTTACATTATCTATTTTCTCAGGAATATTTATTATTGAATCATTATCAGTAATGGTTCAAGTAGGTTTTTTTAAAATTACAAAAAAATTATTTCGCAGAGGTAAACGCATATTTTTAATGGCTCCACTGCACCACCATTTTGAACTTCAAGGAGTTAAGGAACAAAAAATAGTTGAAAATTTTTGGAAAATCAACATTTTACTAGTAATTTTAGGTATAGTTTTAAAAATCAATCTTTAA
- a CDS encoding glycosyltransferase, protein MRFKFLHLHLHGLIRSKNLELGRDADTGGQTQYVLELVKSLANTSEVDQVDLVTRLVNDPKVDDEYSQEEEFVEPGVRILRFKFGPNKYLRKELLWPYLDHLTERLISYYQKNKKPNFIHAHYADAGYVGVKLSKSLNIPLIFTGHSLGREKKRKLLDTGLKTNQIEKLYAISKRIEAEEKALKSADIIVTSTKQESVYQYSQYSSFAPHKARVIPPGVDHNKFHHIHSTTETAEIDNMMQPFLKDSTKPPLLNISRAVRRKNIPSLIEAYGRSEKLKRKANLILILGCRDSTSKLDPQQKDVFNKIFETIDKYNLYGKVAYPKKHLPSQIPALYRWAASRGGVFVNPALTEPFGLTLLEASSCGLPIISTNDGGPKEIRSKCENGLLVDVTDINELKVILEKGISNNNQWKLWSRNGIEGVNRHFSWNTHVRNYLSILSEEFSRSKSYSSSDIKQSCLKGSSSLIKPH, encoded by the coding sequence TCAGAAGTTGATCAAGTAGATTTAGTGACTCGTTTAGTTAATGATCCTAAAGTAGATGATGAATATTCTCAAGAAGAAGAATTTGTAGAACCTGGAGTTAGAATATTAAGATTCAAATTTGGACCAAATAAATATTTAAGAAAGGAATTACTTTGGCCTTATTTAGATCATTTAACTGAAAGACTTATCTCTTATTATCAAAAAAATAAAAAGCCTAATTTTATTCATGCACATTATGCAGATGCTGGGTATGTAGGAGTTAAACTAAGTAAATCCTTAAATATTCCACTAATTTTTACTGGCCATTCTTTAGGACGAGAGAAAAAAAGGAAATTGCTTGATACTGGTTTAAAAACTAATCAAATAGAAAAGCTTTATGCAATAAGTAAAAGAATTGAGGCAGAAGAAAAAGCGTTAAAGTCCGCAGATATTATTGTTACGAGTACCAAACAAGAGTCAGTTTATCAATATTCCCAATATTCTTCTTTTGCACCTCATAAAGCTAGAGTAATTCCTCCTGGTGTTGATCATAATAAGTTTCACCATATTCACTCGACAACAGAGACAGCTGAAATTGATAATATGATGCAACCTTTTCTCAAGGATTCTACTAAACCTCCATTATTAAATATTTCTAGAGCTGTACGAAGAAAAAATATTCCTTCTTTGATTGAGGCATATGGCAGATCAGAAAAATTAAAAAGAAAAGCTAATTTAATTTTGATTTTGGGTTGTCGAGATAGTACCTCAAAACTTGATCCTCAACAAAAAGATGTTTTTAATAAAATTTTTGAAACGATTGATAAATATAACTTGTATGGAAAGGTAGCTTATCCAAAAAAGCATCTTCCAAGTCAGATTCCTGCTTTATATAGATGGGCTGCTAGCAGAGGGGGTGTATTTGTAAATCCAGCTTTGACGGAGCCCTTTGGTTTAACACTTCTAGAAGCTTCTTCATGTGGTTTACCAATAATATCAACAAATGATGGAGGACCAAAAGAAATTCGCTCAAAATGTGAAAATGGACTTTTAGTAGATGTTACTGATATTAATGAGTTGAAAGTTATTCTTGAAAAAGGGATATCTAATAATAATCAGTGGAAATTATGGAGCAGAAATGGTATCGAAGGCGTTAATAGGCACTTTAGTTGGAACACTCATGTACGCAATTATTTATCAATACTTTCAGAAGAGTTTTCAAGGTCAAAAAGTTATTCCTCATCTGATATTAAACAGAGTTGTTTAAAAGGAAGTTCTTCACTAATAAAACCCCATTGA